AACCTGAGTTGTCTTCCAGAGGAGATAGGAAAGCTAAAGACGCTTGAGAAGATAGACATGAGAGAATGTTTTTTCTCGGATAGACTTAGCTCTGCTGTTTCTTTAGAGTCTCTACGCCATGTGATTTGTGATAAGGACGTTGCGTTTATATGGGAGGAAGTTGAGAAGGCTGTTCCAGGGTTGAAGATTGAAGCTGCTGAGAAATGTTTCAGCTTAGATTGGCTCGACGAGTAAGACCATAAACCTATAGTGAGTGGCCTTGTATCAATTGTAAATAGTTTTGAGGGATTAGTGTAGGGCTTCTCTTCTTTGTTAATTAATATCATGCTTTTGTAGTAAAGATCTCTCTGTACAGTTTCTACAAACTCAATCGGTCAAGTCTCTTTTTTTGCTTATCTTATTCTTAATCTTTGTATGAAAATGGTTAAAAAAGTGTCTTCAGAGCGTCTGAGCTTATGTCATTAATGTGGGCATGCAGAGAAGACAATATCCACAGATTTTACTGCAACGTCTTAAATATCTCCTAAGGGACACCTTAGCACTGATGATATTGAAACTACAGTGAACCAGCAACCTGTAATATTTGGTAATGAGCTAGAAGACCTCATTGACTTTGTTACTGATACCGATATTGATACAATGCTAAAACAGCAACTCGTAATATCTCAGAGTGGCGGACCCAGCAAAAAAATTTGACTGCGGTTAAGTTGACCTTGGGAGGAATCGAACACAAGATTTGTGGGTTCAATGAAGAAAATTTAACCAACTCGGCCACGATATATTAACGTTTTCAAATgaaaagtttctatttatcttattttaatgGTGTCAATTGAACCCACTCCTCTCTGAGTGGGTCCGCCCCTATAATGCAAGAGGACAATATTAACTCTGACATTGATACAGAATCTGGCCAGCTTCCTGTACTATATCTCCAGCCAGTGGTGTAAGAGTATGTTTATCCGGGATTCTTAGTGAGTTTCTTAGTGCGTGGATCCCCACAAAACCCTTAAGGATCGGTTATaaaaactactaattaagaactgattttagtgagtttcttacactgttcgcgGACCCCACTGActcgtggcggcccgcgattggtttgctttttaatttttttttttaaaaaaaaaaatctaagaaaccCAAATGGATTTCTTAGGGATAAACATGGTCTAAGACTATGATTATCGTAAGGGGTCCTTAaggttttttgaaaaaaaaaaataaaccaatcgTGGGCCGTCACGTATCGGTGGGGTCCGCAAACAATGCCAAAATCCCTCAATTACCGATCCTTATTTGGTGattttgaaaaatgatttttaaatttttgtgggATCCATGTGTCAGTGGGGCTTATATTTCGTCAAAAAACCTTCCCAAGGACTTTCGGATGTTCATGCTTTAAGTATGATGCATAGATGAAAACTCCTAGTGAAgcctttttgtatataaaatgtaGCAATgtaacccaattttgtgttagGATGCAAGGAAATTTCAACGGGAGTCTTTTTAGTGTTGGTTCAATTAAACCGAATCGAACGTCTCTTATGTTTTGGTTCGgcttttgtaaaacaaatttcaGTTAGTAAGTAATTCATTACATAACTGACTGGTTATGGTTTGGTTTAGTAAGATTCGAGAAACgcgtatataaaattttcaacgGCTCTCTCACATAAATATAGCCGTTAGCGACTTTCCGATTAGAGATTTGGGGACAGCCGAAACCCTAAACGGCCTCCACTGCTTAATaatcaaaaactataaattcaCCTCAAAGTTCACACTTTCCTCCACTCATCTCCCATCCCATCATCAACCCACGAACAACTCTTCGCTCGAATTTATTACTCTATTGATTATTCTTTGATCTAATTTCATTTAATTGTTTAAATCCGtttcgtgtatatatatatatatatatatatatatatatagaaaaagacaaaaatagcactaaataagtttttgtttccaaactagcgctcaaggtcaaaagtcacaaaaatagcatttaatgttttatcaaaaatcacaaatttagggtttagagttaaagggtggggtttagaatttagggtttagggtttagggtttagagtttagggtttagggtttagagtttagggtttagggtttagggtttagggtttagagtttagggtttagggttcagaatttagggtttagggtttagggtttagaatttagggtttacggtttataaatgaagttttggggataagatttcaaattttgaaaaataaaaaaatttaaattttcagaagataaaatgctattttggtcattttagtttttgagtgctatttttgtgatataaacttatgctattttggagatttgcccatatatatatatatatatatcatcactATCGTGCCTTCTGcttctttgtgttttttttttctctctgctTGTTTTGTGTCAACAATGGATGCAGGTATAAACACATCTTCGCACTTGAAGGCTCAAGCTCGCTGCCCTCTTCGAGAACACTTCCTTCCCAGGAAAAACTGCAAGGAAAATGTGAGTTAGGGTTTCTAATTGAGAATTAGGGTTTCTAGTTGTGGAATGTTTGTCTTTATTTAGATATCTTAAAAAGATCAGTGATATTGATTTGCTTTTGTGTTGCACCAGCTTGACAGATTCATacccaacagatcagccatggATTTCGACTACGCACACTACGCTCTTACCGAAGGAAGGAACGGTAAAGATCAAGAAGAAACCGCGGTAAGCTCACCATCCAGAGAGGCCTACAGGAAGCAACTAGCTGAGACCATGAACCTGAACCACACACGGATTCTCGCCTTCAGGAACAAACCTAAAGATCCTGCTCAGTTGCTTTCCACTGACCACTCTGGTTCTTCTCTTCACCAACAACAACCTAAATCCGTAAAGCCAAGAAGACACATTCCTTAGGTATGTATTAATTAGTTCGCATCTACTTCTTGTTGTATTGTAATATTGATCCGTTTGTTCTAATTTTATGTTGTAATGATAGACTTCTGAGAGGACACTGGATGCACCTGACATTGTGGAGGACTTCTACCTCAACTTGCTTGACTGGGGTAGTGCTAATGTTTTGGCTATAGCGCTGGGACACACAGTTTATCTGTGGGATGCTTCTAGTGGCTCCACATCTGAGCTTGTAACCATTGATGAAGAGAAAGGACCTGTGACAAGTATCAACTGGGCACCTGATGGTCGTCATGTTGCTGTTGGTCTTAATAACGCTGAAGTGCAACTGTGGGATTCTGCATCCAACCGTCAAGTAAGTTAACTACAAAAATCTCCTATCTCCTCTGATTCAGACATAATGTGTTGTGTACTTAACCTGATGTGTTGTACTTTTATTTTCTGCAGCTAAGGACATTGAAGGGTTGCCACCAGTCAAGAGTAGGATCCTTGGCATGGAACAATCATATTCTGACAACTGGGGGAATGGATGGGCAGATTGTAAACAACGACGTACGGATCAGATCACACGTCGTGGAGACTTACAGTGGTCACACTCAGGAGGTTTGTGGGCTCAAGTGGTCAGGATCCGGACAGCAGCTAGCGAGTGGTGGCAACGACAACGTGGTACACATATGGGACCGTTCCGTGGCCTCTTCAAACTCCACCACGCAGTGGCTTCACAGGCTTGAGGAGCATACGTCTGCAGTTAAAGCCCTTGCCTGGTGCCCTTTCCAGGCGAATCTGCTAGCgactggtggtggtggaggagatagGACGATTAAGTTCTGGAACACTCACACGGGGGCTTGTTTGAATTCGGTAGACACTGGCTCGCAAGTGTGTTCGTTGTTGTGGAGCAAGAATGAAAGAGAGTTGCTTAGCTCACACGGGTTTGCACAGAATCAGCTTACGTTGTGGAAGTATCCATCTATGGTGAAGATGGCTGAGCTCAATGGTCATACGTCAAGAGTTCTATATATGGCCCAGGTGAAGAGAATAAACTTATATtaatttagttctttttttttttttttgaagtcttTAGTTCTGAAACTTGTGCTGTTTTTGTCTGTGTGTTTTCTACAGAGTCCAGATGGTTGTACCGTAGCTTCAGCAGCAGGAGATGAGACACTGAGGTTTTGGAATGTTTTTGGAGTGCCAGAGACTGCCAAGAAACTTGCTCCTAAAGCTGCACATGGGCCATTCTCTCGTGTGAATCGTATTCGTTGAAGAAACTGTGAAAGACTAGACTAACAAACAACAAGGGAAAGCTACTGATTTTGAACATAAAAGACTTATTGTATCTTATTACAATTTTAGATTTCATTTTCATGAAATGGATTGACAAGCAAAGTGCACACTGTATTACATATACCCTACATAGAaaaagaattttcatttttaacacTCTTATTCGTCTCATCAAGTGAACATTAATTAGAGTATATTTATTGTAGGTCTCTTAGATTAAGTCttttagcgtaatataagatatAGTCTTTTAGCTTTTaagtaaaaaaactaagaaacgtctcttaaataagatatataagatatagtcttttagcttttaactaaaaaaagttaagaaacgtatcttaaataagatatataaGATATGTCTTTTAGCTTTTAATATTACGCTAACAGAGACCTTGTATAACATCTGTATCAAACGAAACCACTACACTACGAAAGATCCTTTGTATTTTAGCGCCCCTTAAATATCTAACATTATTTAGCGCCTAAAGCATGGGTTTTATAAGCTTTAGTGCAGGGCCGGCTCTCACCACTGTAACTGTATATTATACTTAATTCTTTCTGATAATGTCAAGGCTTGGACACGAAGCCTtgataatctatattattaaaagagaagtacccatttgaaaatgttcttatttcattaattaaattcCATACTTTTttacttgtctttttcagttgcatttatgaaatatcctaaaacgaataaaactgcctaatttaatacttgtcttttcaattacattaatgaaatatgctgaaatgaatttaaacttcctattttattgtttgtctttttcggGTACCTTAATAAAATATCCTTAaatcaatttggacataatgatatttaatcaaccaaaaaaactcatgagttatccttacgtgcataattttaataatggagattttaaaaaacgtgcatcattaaaatgttacctaaaacatgcaacactaatatataacatgcatcaataaaacaagaatttgactcacacaactgtacggatattattttcagttgattaaatttaaaaataattatttattcaaaaaatatttaagaatgaccatgttttaaaaaattatatggtattatttgctcattactcatttgtcatttgctaaattgttagaaagaaaattttagcataatataactcagttgtcatttgctaaatttatagtttttatttatattttttattatttaattataatattttcattttatattcgaaagataaatgaattttctttcaaacaatatttttgaaatttgtaattttttttaaaaataatcaatttaaattgttattatcattgaatataattatttttgacatactttaagtttttgtttatatcaaaacttatcatattttaggataattttaatttaaaatgtaattttcatatttttcaaataaattctaaaaatatttttgttataatttttaaaaaaatattgagttgcatttcaaataaaaaagtaaatatattaaaaatattataattaaactatgtaaaatttaatatagttttaaagaaatggtcaaaataaaaaaaattacacataaaaaaaaatcatgatttttgttaacttggtgaatcattatttatatgatatagaacacgaaaaaaaatttctgtttttacaattatctaattaattctatatactcatttttttatatttttttatatgatatcacacattcgtaaaaaatagatagtttaagatgcaaaaaaaatatttacttaatgaatataatatgaacgaatattacaaatacatcatttaataaaataaataattaaaaactgaaaattcatatccgcgctgaGGGTCTAGTGATCATTAAATCAAGAAACAATGTCTCAGATATTTCATTACAGAATAAATCTCTACAAGTTTTGTTGACTAGTCAACAACCATAACTTTACTTAACAgggttaaatgttttttttttttgatcaaaaacagGGTTAAATGTTAATCACCGTTTAACTTTCTTCTAATTAAAAGTGAAGAGAATCTTTGTTATTTACAAAACAAACCTTATCTAGTTTGCTAATTACCCTGCAATAGTAGCTCATAAGACAAAAAGCGTCGCCGTTTTGCCGTTAAACCCTATATCCATCTGCTCTCACCCGCCCGCCGTGATTCACCTCGAAAGCACGAAGAGACAGAGATGGGAAAAGAGATGGAGTCCCCGAAGGAACAGAGCTCATACACCGTTGAGCAGCTCGTCGCCGTCAATCCCTTCAACCCTGAGATCTTACCTGATCTCGAAAACTACGTCAACGAGCAGGTTCAGTTGCTGTTGTTGTTTTGTGCTTTGTCATGTAATTAAATTAGCTTTCCGTTGTAGAAATCTTCTTCCACGTGAGGTTGATTGTTGTATGTGTTTCTCTATGTTCTCCTCAGGTTACATCGCAAACGTATAGTCTTGATGCAAATCTATGCGTGCTTCGTCTCTACCAGGTACTCTAGTTGTTGTCCATTCATTACCATTACCTGTCTGAAGACTCTGTTGTCTCTTAagtggtgtttttttttttttttgtctcttttaTGTGCAGTTTGAGCCTGAGCGTATGAACACTCATGTTGTGGCTCGTATCTTGATCAAGGCTCTTATGGCTATGCCAGCTCCAGACTTTAGCCTTTGCCTCTTCTTGATTCCCGAAAGAGTGGTAATGCTTCTTCTTTCACTTGCACTGTAGGAAGATTCATGATGATCAAGCTTACTTTGTGTCTTTCAGCAAATGGAGGAGCAGTTCAAGTCACTCATTGTTCTCTCACACTACCTTGAGGTTAGTTTGAGACTTGAGAGCCTGAAAAAGGTGTATGTCTGTCTGTTGAGAGTATTTAGAATActtgtttgttttgcttttgtagACTGGGAGGTTCCAGCAGTTCTGGGATGAAGCTGCTAAGAACCGTCACATTCTCGAGACCGTTCCAGGTATATCAAATTTCTAGAACTAGATCTTC
The window above is part of the Brassica napus cultivar Da-Ae chromosome C3, Da-Ae, whole genome shotgun sequence genome. Proteins encoded here:
- the LOC106361104 gene encoding eukaryotic translation initiation factor 3 subunit K, which produces MGKEMESPKEQSSYTVEQLVAVNPFNPEILPDLENYVNEQVTSQTYSLDANLCVLRLYQFEPERMNTHVVARILIKALMAMPAPDFSLCLFLIPERVQMEEQFKSLIVLSHYLETGRFQQFWDEAAKNRHILETVPGFEQATQAYATHLLSLSYQKVPRSVLAEAVNMDGASLDKFIEHQVTNSGWIVVKEDGSSVLPQNEFNHPELKKNTGENVPLEHIARIFPILG